A stretch of the Salmo salar chromosome ssa20, Ssal_v3.1, whole genome shotgun sequence genome encodes the following:
- the drc12 gene encoding dynein regulatory complex protein 12 isoform X1, with the protein MNVTRCHHSNNGTPSNAQLLIGTSVVEEFCSRIMPPKKKKGKSNINKSKTKNKKTNEGGNELAEKYRRSALDVTILRDHLALRGDVAQQAQSISHDLRSRMRDMEQELHHERLDRKDVSADLTRQYKTMQTDMTVKVKKLGDEAILLREQLGKLLNTSQCQEELRAERNAHEQLQQEKDTTIADLQNKLDNMETDYEKILHDTLDSLTSQLAEARLRWEHESTAVHQEYKELLSDFGLNSLDI; encoded by the exons ATGAATGTGACGCGTTGTCACCACAGCAACAACGGGACGCCAAGCAATGCGCAATTGCTTATAGGCACATCGGTTGTAGAGGAATTTTGCAGCAGAATAATGCCTCCAAAGAAGAAGAAAGGGAAAAGTAATATCAATAAATCAAAGACcaaaaataagaaaacaaatgagg GGGGAAATGAATTGGCGGAGAAGTACAGGCGAAGTGCATTGGATGTAACAATTCTGAGGGACCATCTTG CTCTGCGAGGGGATGTGGCACAGCAGGCCCAGTCCATCAGTCATGACCTGAGATCTCGTATGCGGGACATGGAGCAGGAGCTCCACCATGAGAGACTGGACCGCAAAGACGTCAGTGCAG ATCTCACCCGTCAGTATAAGACCATGCAAACAGACATGACGGTCAAAGTGAAAAAGCTGGGGGATGAGGCCATTTTGCTGCGAGAACAGCTTGGTAAGCTATTGAACACAT ctcAGTGTCAGGAGGAGTTGAGAGCAGAAAGGAACGCGCATGAGCAGTTGCAGCAGGAGAAGGATACCACAATAGCTGACTTACAAAACAAACTGGACAACATGGAGACCGACTATGAGAAGATTCTGCAT GACACTTTGGACAGTTTGACCTCCCAACTGGCTGAGGCTCGACTGCGGTGGGAGCATGAGAGTACTGCTGTCCATCAGGAATACAAAGAGCTGCTCTCTGACTTTGGCTTGAACTCACTGGACATCTGA
- the drc12 gene encoding dynein regulatory complex protein 12 isoform X2 has translation MNVTRCHHSNNGTPSNAQLLIGTSVVEEFCSRIMPPKKKKGKSNINKSKTKNKKTNEGGNELAEKYRRSALDVTILRDHLALRGDVAQQAQSISHDLRSRMRDMEQELHHERLDRKDVSADLTRQYKTMQTDMTVKVKKLGDEAILLREQLAQCQEELRAERNAHEQLQQEKDTTIADLQNKLDNMETDYEKILHDTLDSLTSQLAEARLRWEHESTAVHQEYKELLSDFGLNSLDI, from the exons ATGAATGTGACGCGTTGTCACCACAGCAACAACGGGACGCCAAGCAATGCGCAATTGCTTATAGGCACATCGGTTGTAGAGGAATTTTGCAGCAGAATAATGCCTCCAAAGAAGAAGAAAGGGAAAAGTAATATCAATAAATCAAAGACcaaaaataagaaaacaaatgagg GGGGAAATGAATTGGCGGAGAAGTACAGGCGAAGTGCATTGGATGTAACAATTCTGAGGGACCATCTTG CTCTGCGAGGGGATGTGGCACAGCAGGCCCAGTCCATCAGTCATGACCTGAGATCTCGTATGCGGGACATGGAGCAGGAGCTCCACCATGAGAGACTGGACCGCAAAGACGTCAGTGCAG ATCTCACCCGTCAGTATAAGACCATGCAAACAGACATGACGGTCAAAGTGAAAAAGCTGGGGGATGAGGCCATTTTGCTGCGAGAACAGCTTG ctcAGTGTCAGGAGGAGTTGAGAGCAGAAAGGAACGCGCATGAGCAGTTGCAGCAGGAGAAGGATACCACAATAGCTGACTTACAAAACAAACTGGACAACATGGAGACCGACTATGAGAAGATTCTGCAT GACACTTTGGACAGTTTGACCTCCCAACTGGCTGAGGCTCGACTGCGGTGGGAGCATGAGAGTACTGCTGTCCATCAGGAATACAAAGAGCTGCTCTCTGACTTTGGCTTGAACTCACTGGACATCTGA